The window GAGCGAACAGCAGGACAATCCACACTTCCGTAGCCTCCTGGGGTCGGCCGCCGAGCCAGCCCGGGGCCCGCCGCCCCAGCACCCGTTGCAGGGCAGGTAATGAGACGTTGGTGCCACTGCGCCACGGAAGAGGGGACGCAGCTCTGGCAGCCACTACCGCAGCCCCGGGTTTGCGTCTAGAGGAAGTGGAGCCGCGGCCGTGAGCACAGGACGATCGCGCGCTGGTGTCTTGGGCTGGGTGGACGGGGGGCGCTCCTGGGTTGTGCAATGCGGGATGCGGGCTGAACTTTTTCTCTGGCACTGCTTGGTAGAGGCGCAGATTCCTTAGCTAAAAATCCCTTGAGCTTTCCTATCTGAGTTGGAGGCGTCACTTTTTAAGTTTCCCCGCTCTCCACCTCCAGGTTGGTTAATGAGGGAATGCCTAGTTAAAACTTTTTGTCTGAGGTTGTATTGTCTGCAGCTTAGGATGGAGCGGAATGGGCGATGAAAGCCATAAGCAGAAGGTTAGAAGTAAAGAGGCTTTGCAGATAACccaattttcatatatatttttttctttttaagaaaagagaagagagttgACAACATCGAGATACAGAAATTCATCTCCAAAAAAGCGGATCTGCTTTTTGCACTTTCCTGGAAATCAGATGCACCTGCAACTTCTGAAATTAATGAAGACAGTGAAGGTCAGTTTAGCCTTAAAATCTTTAAGATTGCGGTTCGGTTTAACAGTACTTCAGGTGAAACGGAACTCAAAACTATCGTTAgtgattttgttaattttttttttttagatcattATGCAATCATGCCACCTTTAGAGCAATTCATGGAGATACCTAGTATGGATCGGAGAGAGCTGTTTTTCCGAGATATTGAGCGTGGTGATATAGTGATTGGAAGAATTAGTTCTATTCGGGAATTCGGTTTTTTCATGGTGTTGATCTGTTTAGGAAGTGGTATCATGAGAGATATAGCCCACTTAGAAATCACAGTAAGTTATTTTTGTTACTTGGATTGCTTCTGTTTTTGTTAACGCATCTCAATGCAAGAACTATATCTTTGCATGCAGTTGTGCTCAAGTATACCTGCCAAGATGCTTTTGGAAATTAAATGTTAATTggagaaaaatagtttaaaaaaattagtgtaaGTTACCCAGTTTCTCCCTCCATTTCTGGtttttgggattttttaaatttaaactggTTGGCAGGCACAGTGTTCTTTTCTAAATGCTCAAAGAGGTATCAGTGGACGTGGTGAGGTTGATTGATATTCAGACTTATTTCTTGTAGTTGAACATATGTATTCTTAATTAGTTAATATTTGGCATTGTATATTTTCATGTGGATAATTTGGAGAGaagtttcatttatatatttacaataattaaATGTAAGTGGTTTGTACATTATATTAAGATACTTTGCCCAAGATGGATAGTCCTGAATTTAAACTAATGTGTCACGATAAAAGATTGGGTATTTGCCATCTATCCAGGcagataaaaaggaagaaaagcagaaggTATTACAGATTGGATAACAGACAAAATACTTTGGAGAATTGGCATTTCATTTTCACTGGAATCCTTATACCTTTTAGAcaaattttagtttgtttttgatgCATGTTGTATACTGTCATAAGCCATCATATTTGGTTCCTAAACTAATGGAAAGTTTCATgagattttagttttttaactGAACCAGCAAACATATTTTACTGTGTTTGGACACGGAAATTACTTTTAACTAAatccttatttaaatttttactttaggTTGTTCAACTACTAGCTGTTTCATACCAAACAACTAAGATAAAAGAAGACACTGTTCTTATCAAAGCTTGAAATGTCTGgtgttttaaaatacttctcATTACAGGCTCTTTGTCCCTTAAGAGATGTGCCTTCTCACAGTAACCATGGGGATCCTTTATCATATTACCAAACTGGTGACATCATTCGAGGTGATTAGTTTCATCATACTAATAAAAAAGTAATGAttgttgaatttttgtttttattaatttaaaaaaatacagtctaAGAGGGTAGTGTTTgggaaagtttatattttttatgttagtTTACATTTTCTTACTAATCAGcttagttctctttttttttttcttaagctggAATCAAGGATATTGACAGATACCATGAAAAGCTAGCAGTATCTCTGTATAGCTCTTCTCTTCCACCACACCTATCTGGTATTAAATTAGGTGTAATTAGCTCTGAAGAGCTTCCTTTATACTACAGGTAATTTATCCGTATTATTTCAACAACAGTTCATTACAAAAGTCTCTTGGATTGAGGAATACCACATTTTTATAACGGTTAAATTACTTCAGACTTGGTAAAAGGAAACCATATCATAATATTGCCACACCATCTTATGCAAAAAATGGAATTAGTATTTAAACCTCAAATGATATTATTTCTTTACTAGAAATGGAATGTCAAATTAgtcattttacaatttttgtgtttgtatttttttaaggagAAGTGTTGAGCTAAATAGCAATTCTTTGGAGTCCTATGAAAATGTCATGCAGAGTTCCTTGGGATTTGTTAATCCAGGAGTAGTTGAATTCCTTCTAGAAAAACTAGGAATAGATGAATCTAATCCACCATCTTTAATGAGAGGCCTACAAAGGTATAGTACATCAGTATTACTCTTAGATGGTGAGGGGAGTGGCAGTAAGCTCAGAAGCTGCGTTTAGCTGAAGGACGTATTTTACCATCCTAAGCCACCTAGTAGCAGGCATATGCCAAAGGTTGAATGAACCAGGTGATCCCATCTTCTGGACTGGACTGTCTTATCAGTGATTAATATGTGTACCATGTAACCAAGTAGAGAAGGATGCAGAAACTTTTTATAAGAATTTTGTGTGTATGCTAAAGAAAAatactgggtttttttgttttttgtttttgttttttgagtcggagtctcactgtgtcacccaggctggagtgcagtggcgctatctcagctcactgcaagctctgcccctgggttcacgccattctcctgcctcagcctcccaagtagctgggactacaggtgcccgccaccacgcctggctaatttttttttctttgatttttagtagagttggggtttcaccgtgttagccaggatggtctcaatctcctgacctcgtgatccacccgcctcgacctcccaaagtgttgggattacaggcgtgagccaccgcacctggccaagaaaaaTACTGTTTAACAATAATAATCATTTCGAAAGTTCAAAGATTTTGGTATGTAAATAGAATGCAGATTTCTTGCTTGGGATTCATACTTTCACTGTCGAGTGCCTGTCAAGCAGAGTTAAGTAtagttacttaaaaaatatttgtggtttaactttttaatttttattttctttaatagcaAAAATTTCTCTGAAGATGATTTTGCTTCTGCattgagaaaaaaacaatccGCATCTTGGGCTTTAAAATGGTATGAAGACTGTCTTTCAACAATTGCATTATATCTAGTCTAAAAGCTTAGGGCAAGGCAAGCATGCTTATATCATCAATAAGACAAATTTGAGATGCATTAAAGTGATGCCTTTTTGACATGAGCTTTTCTTTTATAGATGTAAGTAGTCTTACATTTTACACTTAACAGATAAGTTTTACTCAGcatttcagttttctcaaaaGGAATTAGTATATTGATATCTAGGTTTCACCAATATTTGTTGTGAAAATGTCCAAAGGCAGAAGAACGTTCCTTAGGTATATTGTGAGTACTctgaaaactaaatattttgCCAAGTTTGATGacatttgcttttaaaacttattcacactaacattttatttagatattGTTTGAAGTGTTTGTGATGCTTTACAAATGTCTTTTTTAGTGTGAAGATCGGAGTTGACTATTTTAAAGTTGGACGCCATGTGGATGCTATGAATGAATACAATAAAGCTTTGGAAATAGACAAACAAAACGTGGAAGCTTTGGTAGCTCGTGGAGCATTGTAAGTGAATCATACATGGATTTTAAGGAATGTTTACCAGGTAAATGCGAACAAGATTTATGAAGAGCTTGTGAGATACAGCCCTCTATCTTTGTTTCATGTCTCTAGATATGCGACAAAAGGAAGTTTGAACAAAGCAATAGAAGATTTTGAGCTTGCATTAGAAAACTGTCCAACTCACAGAAATGCAAGAAAATACCTCTGCCAGACACTTGTAGAGAGAGGAGGACAGTAAGTATCAGATTTTGTTTAATAGTGGAGGTCTAATGTTCAACCAACCACTAAAAAATTTTGAACTTAAGGAAATAGTTTCTTAAGCACTTAATTTATAACACTCTtggtttcaataaataaatgggaaagtaCAAGAGATTAGGCAAATACTCTTTTCCTAGATAATATACTCAAAAGTTTTTGGTTTAATGACTATACTATTTGTGTAGTCATTCCTGTTTGTGATCACAAATTCCAAGTTGATTAAATTTTGCAATATTCGTTTATAATTTATAGGAACTTCTATTTAATGATTGGAGCAGCTTTTTACATACTTACTAGGTGGATAACTAGTAACTACTTATATGTGGTTGTCTTATAGCCTTGTATTGATGTCTTTGAGCTGAGTGAATAGCAATACCCTGTAGTTACCTAAGCCAGAGATACTGTTCATCTTTGACTTGTCCTTTGTTTCCCATATCCAGTCTACTGACACAAAAGTGATCccattgtatttgttttatagtaatttctttttccttctaagaACCCAAAGCACTTTGCAACATCTTTTGACTGCTTTATGTCCAAACTTTCTCATTCTGGTGTTTCACAACCCAGACTTGTGAAATTCATCTAATGATTATGCTATTTACAGGCTCATTGTGATATATGTGTATGTTGGTATTTCCAAAGATTTCCAAAATTTTCTGTAGATAATTTTTCATAAACTACTAGGGAAAAAAGCCTGCTGGTATAATTCTGTGCTAAAATTCAAGATCATACTAAATTTGTGGACACCCATTTATCATGGGTTTTTGTGTATTACTGCAAAAATGTGCCAATATTGGACATATACCTTTAGTTACTAGTAAGATTTCTGTTTATGTGGTCTATGAAATAAATTACAGTAAAAAGCatattattttggtattttattttggaaaataatttacttGGCTTTTCCCTAATAAGCTCTCTCATATAAGCCTTTGACCTGTATGCATATTTGgatagttttgttgtttttacaaaaaagctaaatctttctttcaaatttaggttagaagaagaagaaaagtttttaaatgctgaaagTTACTATAAGAAAGCTTTGGCTTTGGATGAGACTTTTAAAGATGCAGAGGATGCTTTGCAGAAACTTCATAAATATATGCAGGTGATTCCTTATTTCCTCTTAGAAATTTAGTGATATTTGAAATAATGCCCAAACTTAATTTTCTCCTGAGGAAAACTATTCTACATTACTTAAGTAAGGCATTATGAAAAGTTTCTTTTTAGGTATAGTTTTTCCTAATTGGGTTTGACATTGCTTCATAGTGCCTCTGTTTTTGTCCATAATCGAAAGTAAAGATAGCTGTGAGAAAACTATTACCTAAATTTGGTAtgttgttttgagaaatgtccttATAGGGAGCTCACCTggtggtttttaaattattgttgcTACTATAATTGAGCTAATTATAAAAACCTTTTTGAGacatattttaaattgtcttttccTGTAATACTGATGATGATGTTTTCTCATGCATTTTCTTCTGAATTGGACCATTGCTGCTGTGTCTGTGACATCTGGTGCTGCTCATCCCCATCCACAAACTGGAAAATGATTTCCTATGTAATCATGCATCCAACTGGGctgtgctatttttttaaatggtttgtaTTTGAACATGGTGATTCCTCCTTCACTTCACCTTAACGGAATgtctttatttgaattttatttgtaaaatgtgtcctgtttaaatttttcaatctttaaaaataatttttatgtactttttttttttttttaacctttcttgcACTCTGGGTCATGGGTACCACTGCAATGGCTTCCCCTTTTTTTATGGGATACCAACTGCAATATGGTCCTCAATGCTGTTCTGGCCATTTCAATGACTAATGCCAAACATCTgtatgactaatttttttatgttaaaaaaatactgtttaatgCTGGCTCTATGGTGATTTGGTTTTACTAAATTGGGTTTCTCGTTGGGGGTGGTCTTTTGAATACTGGGTTTTATATATTCTGCTATTTTTAACGTGTGGTTTTTTTCGATATCTGGGTTCTAAAAGAAATCTTTGGaattaagagaaaaacaagctgaaaaggaagaaaagcagaaaacaaagaaaatagaaacaagtgCAGAAAAGTTGCGTAAGCTcttaaaagaagagaagaggtaaactataatattcagtatttttaaacttAAGGCAACTACTGAATTGAACCCAAAGTGCCATACTGGaggtaaagtaaataaaaatatgaaagtatttcAAGTGCCAATCAGTGACTGTTAAGAATCTTTAGCAAATATGTGTTCcatgtattttcttattaaagAGATGAAGTGGAATTTAAGGCTagaattctacaaaaaaagagtatcttagaattaaaatatagaataagttactttaattatgttttaggaagaaatattttagaactagagcagtggttctcaactaggggTGGATTTATTCACCCGGGGACATTTGACAAGatgtggagacatttttgattgccATAACTGATAGGGTGCTACTGCATCTAGTGTATAATGGTCAGGGATGCTCTTAAACATTCTGTAATGCACAGGTCAGCTCCCACCCGCACCCCCACCCCCTACCAAGAATTATTTGGCTGAAAATACCAATAATCAGGTGAAGAAACCATGAACTAGAGGTAGCCAAATAAAAAAGTTGAGTTCTCCTTTATGTGTTCAGTAGTCTTAAGTTTTTAAGGTAGTGTTGAAAAAAGTCTGTCTTTCAGAGATGATGGATTTGCTTACAATGATACCTGTCTGCAagcattttttcccccaaaagtgCTTAATAGTAAAATTAGATCTTGTAGTAGCCGAGATTATTGTATCATTTATCTGAACCACAGcttttataaaatctttaaagGAAACAAATAGGGCCCACATCTTTATGAataatttagaaacatttttgtatatatatgac is drawn from Homo sapiens chromosome 3, GRCh38.p14 Primary Assembly and contains these coding sequences:
- the TTC14 gene encoding tetratricopeptide repeat protein 14 isoform b (isoform b is encoded by transcript variant 2), which translates into the protein MDRDLLRQSLNCHGSSLLSLLRSEQQDNPHFRSLLGSAAEPARGPPPQHPLQGRKEKRVDNIEIQKFISKKADLLFALSWKSDAPATSEINEDSEDHYAIMPPLEQFMEIPSMDRRELFFRDIERGDIVIGRISSIREFGFFMVLICLGSGIMRDIAHLEITALCPLRDVPSHSNHGDPLSYYQTGDIIRAGIKDIDRYHEKLAVSLYSSSLPPHLSGIKLGVISSEELPLYYRRSVELNSNSLESYENVMQSSLGFVNPGVVEFLLEKLGIDESNPPSLMRGLQSKNFSEDDFASALRKKQSASWALKCVKIGVDYFKVGRHVDAMNEYNKALEIDKQNVEALVARGALYATKGSLNKAIEDFELALENCPTHRNARKYLCQTLVERGGQLEEEEKFLNAESYYKKALALDETFKDAEDALQKLHKYMQVIPYFLLEI
- the TTC14 gene encoding tetratricopeptide repeat protein 14 isoform X4 is translated as MDRDLLRQSLNCHGSSLLSLLRSEQQDNPHFRSLLGSAAEPARGPPPQHPLQGRKEKRVDNIEIQKFISKKADLLFALSWKSDAPATSEINEDSEDHYAIMPPLEQFMEIPSMDRRELFFRDIERGDIVIGRISSIREFGFFMVLICLGSGIMRDIAHLEITALCPLRDVPSHSNHGDPLSYYQTGDIIRAGIKDIDRYHEKLAVSLYSSSLPPHLSGIKLGVISSEELPLYYSKNFSEDDFASALRKKQSASWALKCVKIGVDYFKVGRHVDAMNEYNKALEIDKQNVEALVARGALYATKGSLNKAIEDFELALENCPTHRNARKYLCQTLVERGGQLEEEEKFLNAESYYKKALALDETFKDAEDALQKLHKYMQRKTS
- the TTC14 gene encoding tetratricopeptide repeat protein 14 isoform c (isoform c is encoded by transcript variant 3), encoding MDRDLLRQSLNCHGSSLLSLLRSEQQDNPHFRSLLGSAAEPARGPPPQHPLQGRKEKRVDNIEIQKFISKKADLLFALSWKSDAPATSEINEDSEDHYAIMPPLEQFMEIPSMDRRELFFRDIERGDIVIGRISSIREFGFFMVLICLGSGIMRDIAHLEITALCPLRDVPSHSNHGDPLSYYQTGDIIRAGIKDIDRYHEKLAVSLYSSSLPPHLSGIKLGVISSEELPLYYRRSVELNSNSLESYENVMQSSLGFVNPGVVEFLLEKLGIDESNPPSLMRGLQSKNFSEDDFASALRKKQSASWALKCVKIGVDYFKVGRHVDAMNEYNKALEIDKQNVEALVARGALYATKGSLNKAIEDFELALENCPTHRNARKYLCQTLVERGGQLEEEEKFLNAESYYKKALALDETFKDAEDALQKLHKYMQKSLELREKQAEKEEKQKTKKIETSAEKLRKLLKEEKRLKKKRRKSTSSSSVSSADESVSSSSSSSSSGHKRHKKHKRNRSESSRSSRRHSSRASSNQIDQNRKDECYPVPANTSASFLNHKQEVEKLLGKQDRLQYEKTQIKEKDRCPLSSSSLEIPDDFGVYSYLFKKLTIKQPQAGPSGDIPEEGIVIIDDSSIHVTDPEDLQVGQDMEVEDSGIDDPDHG
- the TTC14 gene encoding tetratricopeptide repeat protein 14 isoform a (isoform a is encoded by transcript variant 1) — its product is MDRDLLRQSLNCHGSSLLSLLRSEQQDNPHFRSLLGSAAEPARGPPPQHPLQGRKEKRVDNIEIQKFISKKADLLFALSWKSDAPATSEINEDSEDHYAIMPPLEQFMEIPSMDRRELFFRDIERGDIVIGRISSIREFGFFMVLICLGSGIMRDIAHLEITALCPLRDVPSHSNHGDPLSYYQTGDIIRAGIKDIDRYHEKLAVSLYSSSLPPHLSGIKLGVISSEELPLYYRRSVELNSNSLESYENVMQSSLGFVNPGVVEFLLEKLGIDESNPPSLMRGLQSKNFSEDDFASALRKKQSASWALKCVKIGVDYFKVGRHVDAMNEYNKALEIDKQNVEALVARGALYATKGSLNKAIEDFELALENCPTHRNARKYLCQTLVERGGQLEEEEKFLNAESYYKKALALDETFKDAEDALQKLHKYMQKSLELREKQAEKEEKQKTKKIETSAEKLRKLLKEEKRLKKKRRKSTSSSSVSSADESVSSSSSSSSSGHKRHKKHKRNRSESSRSSRRHSSRASSNQIDQNRKDECYPVPANTSASFLNHKQEVEKLLGKQDRLQYEKTQIKEKDRCPLSSSSLEIPDDFGGRSEDPRDFYNSYKTQAGSSKTEKPYKSERHFSSRRNSSDSFCRNSEDKIYGYRRFEKDIEGRKEHYRRWEPGSVRHSTSPASSEYSWKSVEKYKKYAHSGSRDFSRHEQRYRLNTNQGEYEREDNYGEDIKTEVPEEDALSSKEHSESSVKKNLPQNLLNIFNQIAEFEKEKGNKSKN
- the TTC14 gene encoding tetratricopeptide repeat protein 14 isoform X1, encoding MDRDLLRQSLNCHGSSLLSLLRSEQQDNPHFRSLLGSAAEPARGPPPQHPLQGRKEKRVDNIEIQKFISKKADLLFALSWKSDAPATSEINEDSEDHYAIMPPLEQFMEIPSMDRRELFFRDIERGDIVIGRISSIREFGFFMVLICLGSGIMRDIAHLEITALCPLRDVPSHSNHGDPLSYYQTGDIIRAGIKDIDRYHEKLAVSLYSSSLPPHLSGIKLGVISSEELPLYYSKNFSEDDFASALRKKQSASWALKCVKIGVDYFKVGRHVDAMNEYNKALEIDKQNVEALVARGALYATKGSLNKAIEDFELALENCPTHRNARKYLCQTLVERGGQLEEEEKFLNAESYYKKALALDETFKDAEDALQKLHKYMQKSLELREKQAEKEEKQKTKKIETSAEKLRKLLKEEKRLKKKRRKSTSSSSVSSADESVSSSSSSSSSGHKRHKKHKRNRSESSRSSRRHSSRASSNQIDQNRKDECYPVPANTSASFLNHKQEVEKLLGKQDRLQYEKTQIKEKDRCPLSSSSLEIPDDFGGRSEDPRDFYNSYKTQAGSSKTEKPYKSERHFSSRRNSSDSFCRNSEDKIYGYRRFEKDIEGRKEHYRRWEPGSVRHSTSPASSEYSWKSVEKYKKYAHSGSRDFSRHEQRYRLNTNQGEYEREDNYGEDIKTEVPEEDALSSKEHSESSVKKNLPQNLLNIFNQIAEFEKEKGNKSKN
- the TTC14 gene encoding tetratricopeptide repeat protein 14 isoform X3, encoding MDRDLLRQSLNCHGSSLLSLLRSEQQDNPHFRSLLGSAAEPARGPPPQHPLQGRKEKRVDNIEIQKFISKKADLLFALSWKSDAPATSEINEDSEDHYAIMPPLEQFMEIPSMDRRELFFRDIERGDIVIGRISSIREFGFFMVLICLGSGIMRDIAHLEITALCPLRDVPSHSNHGDPLSYYQTGDIIRAGIKDIDRYHEKLAVSLYSSSLPPHLSGIKLGVISSEELPLYYRRSVELNSNSLESYENVMQSSLGFVNPGVVEFLLEKLGIDESNPPSLMRGLQSKNFSEDDFASALRKKQSASWALKCVKIGVDYFKVGRHVDAMNEYNKALEIDKQNVEALVARGALYATKGSLNKAIEDFELALENCPTHRNARKYLCQTLVERGGQLEEEEKFLNAESYYKKALALDETFKDAEDALQKLHKYMQRKTS